A region of Anopheles merus strain MAF chromosome 2R, AmerM5.1, whole genome shotgun sequence DNA encodes the following proteins:
- the LOC121589718 gene encoding protein O-GlcNAcase, protein MAETVTDAPSEPAHPGMHLQEGTDAGMLGAAGTANTIITSASTTTTTDAELLPDGGNVHTPAEGFICGVVEGFYGRPWTTEQRKDLFRKLKQWGMDAYIYAPKDDYKHRAYWRELYTVEEADHLTGLIAAAHEQGINFYYALSPGLDITYSSAKEIGILKRKLDQVSQFGCKAFALLFDDIEPEMSKPDKEVFQSFAHAQVSVTNEIFNHLNCPRFLFCPTEYCSSRAAPTVKQSEYLNTLGSKLVRAIDILWTGPKVISKVLTVECIEEITEVLKRPPVIWDNLHANDYDQKRVFLGPYSGRSPELIPLLRGVVTNPNCEFHANSIAIQTLAFWSKCSADTKIASSLSPDIKLETENEQGICEGDAPAFLSENVYHPRLALKNAIANWLPEFYQEKEAWGPITKPQPAVTMVMPIIPIIPSVNTCMTLTSTSTTTTTTATAMPMPEVNTTQLQLFADVCSTVTNVAETLPNPIMNSLVSATKVVTNESIPNPVVAAVNHIAIPPTIPLSSIPVPLLNMKPTESDGPEAVDCCREPANSVDMEKVSPNGSCRPEGDAAPLLDGDAVIRDESNEQRREDDGEDGQRQTITEEEAKMLDLEENEVKMVDASEEPDDKMTVSDEQVADCQAPPALDKMVDDEGDSKPDASGSVVPEPMECGSNLTSPKHQLKTHFDDIVMSETTSTCSGTMQVESSDTSLEMAEDKNGQEKQITAGDIMLLCDLFYLPFEHGSKALQLLSEFYWLRNNAYVLCAQRTNRGGKQRTTSTASAGGGVTPTTDGAAAAAGQPSGEDITEASNGPATDGRDLSMCDAQEWLRRSESFQTLCQSIFLLTKKIASCANKEMCYDLFSYVWDIASVLSLLSAFVKWLALGNFPPTINSFTQGGYNWFSKGWKETFMSGDQEPWVFRGGLVADLQRLIPLDTGNDLFLYKTPETSAVRLYSIRPYMFSDEATLYDICHRTALDGEPVADRPTQSPLGQLIADRYLGPFLTLAPELCLVIEDHNGQTVGYACAALDAKAFVRNMEHCWIPEMCIKYPVSLAPAAEQADGSTGGGSPEETAGPNQTAGSRTSQMVRDSIHYFHSFQNDYPAAVLGKHPSLMCCRILKDHFMEDETVCKRVVTVLLAALRCHGTSFGVHVCISRSDRFLYQFYAKLGFVEIAGTEPDPNLYMGRSF, encoded by the exons ATGGCTGAAACGGTGACGGATGCACCCTCGGAACCGGCCCATCCGGGGATGCATCTGCAGGAAGGCACGGATGCTGGGATGCTCGGAGCGGCCGGCACAGCaaacaccatcatcaccagcgccagcaccaccaccaccaccgacgcgGAGTTGCTGCCCGACGGCGGTAACGTCCATACGCCGGCGGAAGGGTTCATCTGCGGCGTGGTGGAAGGGTTCTACGGCCGCCCGTGGACAACGGAGCAGCGGAAGGATCTGTTCCGCAAGCTGAAACAGTGGGGCATGGACGCGTACATCTACGCACCGAAGGACGACTACAAGCACCGGGCGTACTGGCGCGAGCTGTACACGGTGGAGGAGGCGGACCACCTGACCGGGCTCATAGCGGCCGCCCACGAGCAGGGCATCAACTTTTACTACGCCCTGTCGCCCGGTCTGGACATCACGTACAGCAGCGCGAAGGAGATCGGCATCCTGAAGCGCAAGCTCGACCAGGTGTCGCAGTTCGGGTGCAAAGCGTTCGCCCTGCTGTTCGACGACATCGAGCCGGAAATGTCGAAACCGGACAAGGAGGTGTTTCAGAGCTTCGCCCACGCCCAGGTGTCGGTGACGAACGAAATCTTCAACCACCTGAACTGTCCCCGGTTTCTGTTCTGCCCGACCGAGTACTGCAGCTCGCGGGCAGCGCCCACCGTCAAGCAGTCCGAGTATCTGAACACGCTCGGCTCGAAGCTGGTCCGAGCGATCGACATCCTGTGGACGGGACCGAAGGTCATCTCGAAGGTGCTCACGGTGGAGTGTATCGAGGAGATAACGGAGGTGCTGAAGCGACCGCCCGTCATCTGGGACAATCTGCACGCGAACGACTACGACCAGAAGCGCGTGTTTCTCGGCCCGTACAGTGGCCGGTCGCCGGAGCTGATACCGCTGCTGCGCGGTGTCGTGACGAATCCGAACTGCGAGTTTCACGCCAACTCCATCGCCATCCAGACGCTGGCGTTCTGGAGCAAGTGCAGTGCGGACACGAAGATTGCCAGCTCGCTGTCGCCCGACATTAAGCTGGAGACGGAGAACGAGCAGGGCATCTGTGAGGGCGATGCGCCGGCATTCCTGTCCGAGAACGTGTACCATCCACGGTTGGCGCTGAAGAATGCGATCGCCAACTGGTTGCCGGAGTTCTACCAGGAAAAGGAAGCCTGGGGACCGATTACCAAACCTCAGCCGGCTGTAACAA TGGTGATGCCCATCATTCCCATCATACCGTCGGTGAACACGTGCATGACGCTAACGTCGACCAGCACAACGACCACGACCACTGCCACCGCTATGCCGATGCCGGAAGTCAACACCACCCAGCTGCAGCTGTTTGCGGACGTGTGCAGCACCGTCACGAACGTGGCGGAAACACTGCCCAATCCCATCATGAACTCGCTCGTCTCGGCGACGAAGGTGGTCACCAacgaatcgattccgaatccGGTCGTGGCAGCGGTGAACCATATCGCCATTCCGCCGACGATCCCGCTCTCCAGTATTCCGGTGCCACTGCTGAACATGAAACCCACGGAAAGTGACGGGCCCGAGGCGGTGGACTGTTGTCGGGAGCCGGCCAACAGTGTAGACATGGAGAAGGTCAGCCCCAATGGTTCGTGCCGCCCCGAAGGAGATGCTGCTCCACTCCTGGACGGTGATGCGGTGATACGGGACGAATCGAATGAGCAGCGACGGGAAGATGACGGCGAAGACGGTCAGCGGCAGACGATCACGGAAGAGGAGGCAAAAATGCTAGACCTGGAGGAAAACGAGGTGAAGATGGTGGATGCAAGCGAGGAGCCGGACGATAAGATGACGGTAAGCGACGAACAGGTGGCAGACTGTCAGGCACCGCCGGCCCTGGACAAAATGGTAGACGACGAAGGTGATAGCAAGCCGGACGCGAGCGGGTCCGTCGTGCCGGAACCGATGGAGTGTGGCAGCAATCTGACCTCGCCCAAGCATCAGCTGAAAACGCACTTCGACGATATTGTGATGTCGGAAACCACGTCG ACCTGCTCTGGGACGATGCAAGTCGAAAGCTCCGACACGTCGCTAGAAATGGCAGAAGATAA AAATGGGCAGGAAAAACAGATAACTGCCGGTGACATAATGCTGCTGTGCGATCTGTTCTACCTGCCGTTCGAGCACGGTTCGAAAGCGCTGCAGCTACTGAGCGAATTCTACTGGCTGCGCAACAATGCGTACGTGCTTTGCGCGCAGCGCACGAACCGTGGAGGAAAGCAGCGCACAACCAGCACGGCCAGTGCGGGCGGTGGCGTTACACCGACCAccgatggtgctgctgctgctgctgggcaaCCGTCGGGCGAGGATATAACGGAAGCGAGCAACGGGCCCGCAACGGATGGGCGCGATCTGAGCATGTGCGACGCTCAGGAGTGGCTGCGCCGCTCGGAATCGTTCCAAACGCTGTGTCAAAGTATTTTCCTGCTGACGAAGAAGATCGCGAGCTGCGCGAACAAGGAAATGTGTTACGATTTGTTTTCGTACGTCTGGGACATTGCCAGTGTGCTTTCGCTGCTGAGCGCCTTCGTGAAGTGGCTAGCGTTGGGGAATTTTCCTCCCACGATCAATTCGTTCACGCAGGGTGGATACAATT GGTTTAGCAAAGGCTGGAAGGAAACGTTCATGTCCGGCGACCAGGAACCGTGGGTATTTCGGGGCGGTTTGGTGGCCGACCTGCAACGGCTGATACCGCTCGATACGGGCAACGATCTGTTCCTGTACAAAACGCCCGAAACGTCCGCCGTGCGGCTGTACTCGATACGCCCGTACATGTTTAGCGATGAGGCCACGCTGTACGACATCTGCCACCGGACGGCACTGGATGGCGAGCCGGTGGCGGACCGGCCAACGCAAAGCCCCCTCGGCCAGCTGATAGCGGACCGGTATCTGGGCCCGTTCCTGACGCTGGCGCCCGAGCTTTGCCTGGTGATCGAGGACCACAACGGACAGACCGTCGGGTACGCCTGCGCAGCGCTGGATGCGAAAGCGTTCGTCCGAAACATGGAGCACTGCTGGATACCGGAGATGTGCATAAAGTATCCCGTGTCGCTCGCACCGGCGGCGGAACAGGCGGACGGCAGCACGGGTGGCGGCAGCCCGGAGGAGACAGCCGGCCCCAACCAGACGGCCGGTTCCCGAACATCACAAATGGTGCGCGATAGTATTCACTACTTTCACAGCTTCCAAAACGACTATCCGGCGGCCGTGCTGGGCAAGCATCCGTCGCTGATGTGCTGCCGCATCCTGAAGGACCACTTCATGGAGGACGAGACGGTGTGCAAGCGGGTGGTGACGGTACTGCTGGCGGCACTGCGCTGCCACGGCACTTCCTTCGGCGTGCACGTGTGCATCAGTCGTAGCGATCGGTTTTTGTACCAGTTTTACGCGAAGCTAGGCTTTGTGGAGATTGCCGGTACCGAGCCGGACCCGAACCTGTACATGGGCCGGAGCTTCTAA
- the LOC121589724 gene encoding ATP synthase subunit C lysine N-methyltransferase codes for MSTIELEKQIAGAGPALDGHRSKTTSLSGKILIGVTGGIAVGLSIVCYPFVAPALRRHCLPFVPATPNQIRNVLAFVKPANRGSRLLDIGSGDGRIVIAAARTLPSIKADGVELNPWLVYYSRLAALRNGVFSRTSFVRKDLWKFSLAPYDHIVIFGVEQMMEDLEKKVLREAAPGTTVIACRFPFPTLKTESRIEEGVDSVWVYRPVAAQQDA; via the exons ATGTCAACAATAGAGCTGGAAAAGCAGATCGCCGGCGCCGGCCCGGCTCTCGATGGCCACCGGTCGAAAACTACCTCACTGTCGGGCAAAATTCTGATTGGAGTCACCG GCGGCATTGCTGTAGGCCTTTCCATCGTTTGCTATCCGTTCGTGGCACCGGCACTGCGCCGGCACTGTTTGCCGTTCGTTCCGGCCACGCCGAATCAAATCCGAAACGTGCTTGCGTTTGTCAAACCGGCCAACCGAGGAAGCCGGCTGCTGGACATTGGATCCGGCGATGGGCGAATCGTAATAGCGGCGGCACGTACCCTGCCCTCGATAAAGGCGGACGGTGTGGAGCTAAACCCCTGGCTCGTGTACTACTCGCGACTGGCAGCGCTACGCAATGGGGTATTCAGTCGGACCAGCTTCGTCCGGAAAGATCTGTGGAAGTTTAGTCTCGCACCGTACGATCATATCGTGATTTTCGGTGTCGAACAAATG ATGGAGGATTTGGAAAAGAAAGTGCTCCGAGAGGCAGCACCGGGCACCACTGTAATCGCTTGCCGGTTCCCCTTTCCAACGCTGAAGACGGAGAGTCGAATAGAGGAAGGTGTTGATTCGGTGTGGGTATACAGACCGGTGGCCGCCCAACAGGATGCCTGA
- the LOC121589723 gene encoding uncharacterized protein LOC121589723, translating into MKPFVVIRKHDNQDNVALQRLIREFVMSGAWEAFVSCLFREITLQLIVLGWALMFIFFGIPLYMCALAIPCVILLIWFTVYGSYYNKSTELALRPSKLCWVAEIYEPLLAMNAKAQAANIERCYTDRPGPEVQQELGKMRKNIIGTISCRNHLAMDNAGFITRLAVSSKYGLTPVTEYLIQRVLQYASDSQLYAIETVTSECDQDVREIYLKIGFNIRQVYHKQIIGNTLKVMKSQLGIDLHEWNQNREEINVEVPVE; encoded by the exons ATGAAACCGTTCGTGGTGATACGGAAGCACGACAATCAAGATAATGTTGCGTTGCAGCGTCTTATTCGCGAGTTCGTCATGTCGGGCGCATGGGAAGCGTTTGTATCGTGCTTGTTCCGCGAG ATCACCCTGCAGCTAATCGTGCTCGGTTGGGCGTTAATGTTCATCTTTTTCGGCATCCCGCTGTACATGTGCGCTCTGGCGATACCGTGCGTCATACTGCTGATATGGTTCACCGTCTACGGGAGCTACTACAACAAATCGACCGAGCTGGCACTGCGCCCGTCCAAGCTGTGCTGGGTGGCGGAGATTTATGAGCCGCTGCTAGCGATGAACGCCAAAGCCCAGGCGGCCAATATTGAACGGTGCTACACCGACCGGCCGGGCCCCGAAGTCCAGCAGGAGCTGGGCAAGATGAGGAAGAACATTATCGGCACGATCAGCTGCCGCAACCATCTGGCAATGGACAATGCGGGATTCATTACGCGCCTCGCCGTCAGCTCCAAGTATGGGCTGACGCCGGTGACCGAGTACCTGATCCAGCGCGTGCTGCAGTACGCGTCGGACAGTCAGCTGTACGCGATCGAGACGGTCACCTCCGAGTGCGATCAGGATGTGCGGGAAATTTACTTGAAAATTGGGTTCAACATACGCCAGGTGTACCACAAACAGATCATTGGCAACACGTTGAAGGTGATGAAATCTCAGCTCGGCATCGATCTGCACGAGTGGAATCAAAATCGGGAAGAGATTAACGTCGAAGTGCCCGTGGAATAA
- the LOC121589720 gene encoding N-alpha-acetyltransferase 16, NatA auxiliary subunit, with translation MPSSDPLPPKESALFRKILKCYEMKQYKNGLKLAKQILSNPKFTEHGETLAMKGLTLNCLGRKDEAYDHVRRGLRNDLKSHVCWHVYGLLQRSDKKYDEAIKCYRNALKWEKDNIQILRDLSLLQIQMRDLEGYRETRHQLFKLRPSQHASWIGFAMSYHLLGDYETAMNILETFLSSQTMDTFDYKHSELLLYQNSVIQEAGQHEQALQHLKNCGAQILDKLAVQESMGALCLKLGRHEEAETIFKALIDRNPDNTEYYRRLMEARQLSEPAELIEAYRAMQGEYPQSFCARRLPLDIATGDTFRTLVDEHLRRNLRKGVPPLFVNLRSLYRDAEKVKIIGKLVECYYQNLMSSGYFSAEDAANPDVRKEPASALLWTMYYLAQHYDHLRESEKALDFINAAIEHTPTLIELFVTKGRIYKHAGDVLEAVKWLDEAQSLDTADRYINSKCAKYMLRANQIKEAEEICAKFTREGVSAMENLNEMQCMWFQTECALGYQRLEKWGDALKKCHEIDRHFAEIIEDQFDFHTYCMRKMTLRSYVGLLRLEDVLRRHPFYFKAAKCAIEVYLRLFDKPLAAESAVEELDIENLPAPELKKLRNKQRKAQKKKAEQENAQSKENQKKEQHNKKQLYQDGDPEAPQLDELIPEKLARPDDPLEKAIEFLKPLQLLAKDNIETHLMAFEIYLRRNKLLLMLQSLKRARKIDATNAILHSCIVRFYRVLEQRLASTADTADVDPSVRIVIDRERENLFHGEPNATALNDAYLKANRDDCDAVYEVAKIMYTLDEKRRDEAIALLTGAVQSKKIPLEKATKIFLLLKAGYFGQCDEQLAAFKKLCQQRYPLAVVFADVTAAPVTTLTTTQSSNAENTQTTVTDSGSNCCVMTASEQQPTPGKQQPGSKPSKKQKNGPEIKAN, from the exons ATGCCTTCCAGTGACCCGTTGCCACCGAAGGAAAGTGCCCTGTTCCGCAAGATACTG AAATGCTACGAAATGAAACAGTACAAAAATGGACTGAAACTGGCGAAGCAGATACTCTCCAACCCGAAGTTCACCGAGCATGGCGAAACGCTCGCCATGAAGGGTTTGACGCTCAACTGTCTCGGCCGGAAGGACGAAGCGTACGATCACGTTCGCCGCGGGCTGCGGAACGATCTGAAGTCGCACGTCTGCTGGCACGTGTACGGGCTGCTGCAGCGGTCGGACAAGAAGTACGACGAAGCGATCAAGTGCTACCGGAACGCGCTCAAGTGGGAGAAGGACAACATTCAGATCCTGCGCGATCTGTCGCTGCTGCAGATACAGATGCGCGACCTGGAGGGGTACCGGGAAACGCGGCACCAGCTGTTCAAGCTGCGGCCGTCCCAGCACGCCAGCTGGATTGGCTTTGCGATGAGTTACCATCTGCTCGGGGACTACGAGACCGCGATGAACATACTGGAGACGTTCCTTTCCTCCCAGACGATGGACACGTTCGACTACAAGCATAgcgagctgctgctgtaccAGAACAGCGTCATCCAGGAGGCCGGCCAGCACGAGCAGGCGCTGCAGCACCTGAAGAACTGTGGGGCGCAGATACTGGACAAGTTGGCCGTGCAGGAATCGATGGGCGCACTGTGCCTTAAGCTGGGCCGTCACGAGGAAGCGGAAACCATCTTCAAAGCGCTGATCGACCGCAACCCGGACAACACGGAGTACTACCGCCGGCTGATGGAGGCGCGCCAGCTGAGCGAACCGGCCGAGTTGATCGAGGCGTACCGGGCGATGCAGGGCGAGTATCCGCAATCGTTTTGCGCCCGGCGGCTGCCGCTCGACATCGCCACCGGCGACACGTTCCGGACGCTGGTGGACGAGCACCTGAGACGCAACCTGCGGAAAGGCGTGCCGCCACTGTTCGTCAACCTGCGCTCTCTGTACCGCGATGCGGAGAAGGTGAAGATCATCGGCAAGCTGGTGGAGTGCTACTATCAGAATTTAATGAGCAGCGGGTACTTTTCGGCGGAGGATGCCGCCAACCCGGACGTGCGGAAGGAGCCCGCCTCGGCGCTCCTGTGGACGATGTACTACCTCGCACAGCACTACGACCATTTGCGCGAGTCGGAAAAGGCGCTCGACTTTATCAATGCCGCCATCGAGCACACGCCCACGCTGATCGAGCTGTTCGTGACCAAGGGCCGGATCTACAAGCATGCGGGCGACGTGCTGGAGGCGGTGAAGTGGCTGGACGAGGCACAGAGTCTTGACACGGCCGATCGGTACATCAACTCGAAGTGCGCCAAGTATATGCTACGTGCCAACCAGATCAAAGAGGCGGAAGAGATATGCGCCAAGTTTACGCGCGAGGGTGTATCGGCGATGGAAAATCTCAACGAAATGCAGTGCATGTGGTTCCAGACCGAGTGTGCGCTCGGCTACCAGCGGCTGGAGAAGTGGGGCGACGCGCTGAAAAAGTGTCACGAGATCGACCGGCACTTTGCCGAGATCATCGAGGATCAGTTCGATTTCCATACGTACTGCATGCGCAAGATGACGCTGCGCTCGTACGTGGGCTTGCTGCGGCTGGAGGACGTTTTGCGGAGACACCCGTTCTACTTCAAGGCGGCCAAGTGTGCGattgag GTTTATTTGCGCCTCTTCGATAAACCGTTGGCCGCGGAATCAGCCGTCGAAGAGCTAGATATAG AAAACTTGCCAGCACCAGAGTTGAAGAAGCTGCGTAACAAGCAGAGAAAAGCACAGAAAAAGAAGGCAGAACAGGAGAATGCTCAATCGAAGGAGAACCAGAAGAAGGAGCAGCATAACAAGAAGCAGCTTTACCAGGACGGTGACCCAGAGGCACCCCAGCTGGACGAGCTAATACCGGAAAAGCTGGCCCGCCCGGACGACCCGCTCGAGAAGGCGATAGAGTTTCTGAAGCCACTGCAACTGCTGGCCAAAGACAACATCGAGACGCACCTGATGGCGTTCGAGATTTACCTGCGCCGCAacaagctgctgctgatgttacaGTCGCTGAAGCGTGCACGAAAGATTGACGCCACCAATGCCATCCTGCACAGCTGCATCGTGCGGTTCTACCGGGTGCTGGAGCAGCGTCTCGCATCGACCGCCGACACTGCCGACGTCGACCCAAGCGTGCGCATTGTGATCGACCGCGAGCGGGAAAATCTGTTCCACGGCGAGCCGAACGCAACCGCACTGAACGACGCTTATCTGAAAGCGAACCGCGACGACTGCGATGCCGTGTACGAGGTCGCTAAGATAATGTACACGCTGGACGAGAAGCGGCGGGACGAAGCGATCGCTCTGCTGACCGGTGCGGTTCAGAGCAAGAAAATTCCGCTCGAA AAAGCGACCAAGATATTCCTGCTGCTCAAAGCTGGCTACTTTGGCCAGTGCGACGAACAGCTGGCTGCGTTCAAGAAGCTCTGCCAGCAGCGATACCCACTGGCGGTGGTGTTTGCCGATGTGACGGCCGCCCCCGTCACCACACTGACAACGACCCAATCGTCCAATGCGGAAAACACCCAGACGACGGTTACGGACAGTGGCAGCAACTGCTGCGTAATGACCGCCAGCGAACAACAGCCGACGCCCGGCAAGCAGCAGCCTGGCAGCAAGCCTTcgaaaaagcagaaaaatggACCGGAAATTAAAGCGAACTAA
- the LOC121589721 gene encoding peroxisomal membrane protein PEX16, protein MSSPLAEVQNLYERYVKWVSGNPSALADVELTVKWLSYFVAGKINNSSAVSELVYSLSNLLVFFNDRIIEKASKKTPDDTQPLERHLNVLLTTLEYCEVFIELSAHKVWGTSGRWFFIVVMQTIKCIGRLILTLFCQNTKIVRNPPIPALNRKTIQTDPHHHDQPQSDNASFRDNLADGSSAIVLKRSGRVMRKVNCSPSLTSRSWKPPATGSSSHQPAEYGGKFLVSAEMLYIAKPLIHLASMRKFGTKSWTSYLIALALDSASLRMYYKNREVLSKDQRVELSRRCVSMLLYLMRSPFYDRYTHDKIACLLNGIGNNVPLTGSIARLILSYIPHWQETYFYMWST, encoded by the exons ATGTCGTCTCCCTTGGCCGAGGTGCAGAACCTCTACGAACGATACGTGAAATGGGTATCGGGTAATCCGTCCGCCCTGGCGGACGTTGAACTGACGGTCAAGTGGCtttcgtactttgtggctg GCAAAATTAACAACTCTTCCGCCGTCTCGGAGCTGGTGTACTCCCTGTCCAACTTGCTGGTGTTTTTCAACGACCGTATAATCGAGAAGGCGAGTAAAAAAACGCCCGACGACACACAACCCCTAGAACGGCACCTGAATGTGCTGCTCACGACGCTGGAGTACTGTGAAGTGTTTATAGAGCTGTCCGCCCATAAAGTGTGGGGCACGAGCGGGCGATGGTTTTTCATCGTTGTCATGCAAACGATAAA ATGCATAGGCAGACTGATTCTAACGCTATTTTGCCAAAATACGAAAATCGTTCGCAACCCACCGATTCCGGCGCTGAATcgcaaaacaatacaaacagaCCCCCACCACCATGATCAGCCCCAATCGGACAATGCATCATTCCGTGACAATCTGGCGGACGGAAGTTCCGCCATCGTGCTGAAGCGTTCGGGGCGCGTGATGCGCAAAGTGAACTGTTCACCTTCGCTCACGTCACGATCGTGGAAACCGCCGGCAACGGGGAGCTCTTCTCACCAGCCGGCCGAGTACGGTGGGAAGTTTCTCGTGTCGGCCGAGATGCTCTACATTGCCAAACCGCTCATCCATCTGGCGAGCATGAGAAAGTTTGGGACGAAAAGCTGGACCAGCTACCTGATCGCGCTGGCGCTGGACAGTGCCAGCCTGCGGATGTACTACAAGAATCGCGAAGTGCTCTCGAAGGACCAGCGGGTGGAACTGTCGCGAAGGTGTGTATCGATGCTGCTGTACCTGATGCGGTCACCGTTCTACGATCGCTACACGCACGACAAGATCGCGTGCCTGCTGAACGGCATTGGGAACAACGTGCCACTGACGGGCAGCATTGCGCGGCTCATACTTTCCTACATTCCGCACTGGCAGGAGACGTACTTCTATATGTGGTCGACGTAA
- the LOC121587783 gene encoding torso-like protein: protein MTNGTAHDRDHSNHHHPPHPHHHHAGTAPPSSSSLSATAASKFVPPSMASVLVIVAALLLCGLPGQCSGQRESQLRLGKAINVFLRYGYLSISMKVISYNDTERWLFKEPTNNIFTGLDLLKTEEFEVKPGIFNGDFHMEFCDNRRQLFQAYFRDFQIERLDSPWRAYTEGWHPEVAAKKLGIQSKYLERDDYCYVLVRVARYRDSARFTKPIPPNQTLEPEVARKMQSVVIGDTTSAVQFMNQYGTHYINAYVTGNSLYQVFVFNKRNYGYVKDKLKKRGEMTVSKVDLYDHFAPWYVEHMGKIRCASGNATIETWAARKLRLSYYVFTYSSLLKLHGDGSLLRILSALLQNEAILQLDMRSLSVLFKDPAKRAWYEEILDNYLKLWEVNM from the exons ATGACGAACGGCACGGCACACGATCGCGATCAcagcaatcatcatcatccgcctcatccgcatcatcatcatgcagGAACAGCACCACCCTCTTCCTCGTCATTATCAGCAACGGCAGCCAGCAAGTTTGTGCCACCATCGATGGCGAGCGTGCTCGTGATCGTGGCCGCGCTACTGCTGTGCGGACTGCCTGGGCAGTGTAGCGGGCAGCGGGAATCGCAGCTGCGGCTAGGCAAAGCGATCAACGTGTTCCTGCGCTACGGCTATCTGTCGATATCGATgaaggtcatctcgtacaacGATACCGAACGATGGCTGTTCAAGGAGCCGACCAACAACATCTTCACG GGCCTGGATCTGCTCAAGACGGAAGAGTTCGAGGTAAAGCCGGGCATCTTTAACGGCGACTTCCACATGGAGTTCTGCGACAACCGGCGCCAGCTGTTCCAGGCGTACTTCCGCGACTTCCAGATCGAGCGGCTGGACAGCCCGTGGCGGGCGTACACCGAGGGCTGGCACCCGGAGGTGGCCGCCAAGAAGCTAGGCATCCAAAGCAAGTACCTCGAGCGGGACGACTACTGCTACGTGCTGGTGCGGGTCGCCCGGTACCGGGACAGCGCCCGCTTCACCAAACCGATCCCGCCGAACCAGACGCTCGAGCCGGAGGTGGCGCGCAAGATGCAGAGCGTCGTGATCGGCGACACGACGTCCGCGGTGCAGTTCATGAACCAGTACGGGACGCACTATATCAACGCGTACGTGACCGGCAACTCGCTCTATCAGGTGTTTGTGTTTAACAAGCGCAACTACGGCTACGTGAAGGATAAGCTGAAGAAGCGGGGCGAAATGACGGTGTCCAAGGTGGACCTGTACGATCACTTCGCGCCGTGGTACGTGGAGCACATGGGCAAGATACGGTGCGCCAGCGGGAACGCGACGATCGAAACGTGGGCCGCCCGGAAGCTGCGCCTGTCCTACTACGTCTTCACGTACAGCAGCCTGCTCAAGCTGCACGGGGACGGCTCGCTGCTGCGGATACTGAGCGCGCTGCTGCAGAACGAAGCGATCCTGCAGCTGGACATGCGCTCGCTGAGCGTGCTGTTTAAGGATCCGGCCAAGCGGGCCTGGTACGAGGAGATACTGGACAACTATCTCAAGCTGTGGGAAGTGAACATGTAG